A genomic window from Halomonas sp. LR3S48 includes:
- a CDS encoding TRAP transporter small permease translates to MSRLLQGLAWLNRGIERLLHVLLLALVFGFNLFIIYQVLSRNLPFMPRLYWTEEFSRFAFQWMVMLGAAVGVLHADHFVLEAFPRGTRADLATRVVRDLACLLLGILFVVYGKDFGLSGLRRNATASGLSMVYVYSVFAVSGVFMVLFSLQRLLHAALYGMDAMERSLNTPSDLDTIDVSESGNTPLNVKHGLPSLDPNRHGGDR, encoded by the coding sequence ATGTCCCGTTTGCTTCAAGGCCTGGCATGGCTCAATCGCGGCATCGAGCGTCTGCTGCATGTGTTGCTGCTGGCGCTGGTATTCGGCTTCAACCTGTTCATCATCTACCAGGTGCTGAGCCGTAACCTGCCCTTCATGCCGCGTCTCTACTGGACCGAGGAATTCAGTCGCTTCGCCTTCCAGTGGATGGTCATGCTGGGAGCCGCCGTCGGCGTCCTGCACGCCGACCATTTCGTGCTCGAAGCCTTTCCCCGCGGCACGCGGGCCGACCTGGCCACCCGCGTGGTTCGCGACCTGGCCTGCCTGCTGCTCGGCATTCTCTTCGTCGTCTACGGCAAGGACTTCGGGCTGTCCGGGCTGCGCCGCAACGCCACCGCCTCGGGGCTGTCGATGGTCTACGTCTATTCGGTCTTCGCCGTCAGCGGGGTGTTCATGGTGCTGTTCAGCCTGCAACGGCTGCTACATGCCGCGCTGTATGGCATGGACGCCATGGAGAGAAGCCTGAACACACCGAGCGACCTCGACACCATTGATGTCAGCGAATCGGGCAACACGCCGTTGAACGTCAAGCACGGCCTCCCTTCTCTCGATCCCAACCGGCATGGAGGCGACCGCTGA
- a CDS encoding TRAP transporter substrate-binding protein, translating into MTLSWIDPKTALRPTVAGLLAGATLAATLGLAGTTQAAELRFGHGGTEDTAYHLGATRFKELLDEKSDGEIGVEILGNSVLGHETEMFEQQMAGALDLSIINPGLITDFSSTANVFSIPFLYRDEEHWQAVLDGDVGREIADRISAETDVRILAFYGGGKRQIVSTEPLESLEDLEGLKLRTNPTKPLITAWEALGADPTVMEWEEIYTGLQVGAIDGLLNEAEWIHRMRFHEVAPHIGLSEHDITVRLLTMSQMSWDRLSEEQQQMVQEAAEESASYAREVQLEQDAEALELLAEEGATLHELDRERMQAVVEEPLQSVIEEMGLADLHRMIVDAE; encoded by the coding sequence ATGACTCTCAGCTGGATCGATCCAAAAACCGCTCTTCGCCCCACCGTAGCCGGACTGCTCGCCGGTGCCACGCTGGCCGCTACCCTGGGCTTGGCCGGCACGACGCAAGCCGCGGAGCTGCGCTTCGGCCACGGCGGCACCGAAGACACCGCCTACCACCTGGGCGCGACCCGCTTCAAGGAGCTGCTCGACGAGAAGAGCGACGGCGAGATCGGCGTCGAGATCCTGGGCAACTCCGTGCTCGGACACGAGACCGAGATGTTCGAGCAGCAGATGGCCGGGGCGCTCGACCTCTCGATCATCAACCCTGGGTTGATTACCGATTTCTCCTCCACCGCCAACGTGTTCTCGATCCCCTTTCTCTATCGCGACGAAGAGCACTGGCAAGCAGTGCTCGACGGCGACGTGGGCCGCGAGATCGCCGATCGTATCAGCGCAGAGACCGATGTGCGCATTCTCGCCTTCTACGGTGGCGGCAAGCGTCAGATCGTCAGCACCGAGCCACTGGAAAGCCTCGAGGATCTCGAAGGCTTGAAGCTGCGCACCAATCCCACCAAGCCGCTTATCACCGCCTGGGAGGCGCTGGGCGCCGATCCCACGGTGATGGAGTGGGAAGAGATCTATACCGGCCTGCAGGTAGGTGCCATCGACGGCCTGCTCAACGAGGCCGAGTGGATTCATCGTATGCGCTTCCATGAGGTCGCGCCGCACATCGGGCTCTCCGAGCACGACATCACCGTGCGCCTGCTGACCATGTCGCAGATGAGCTGGGACCGCCTATCCGAGGAGCAGCAGCAGATGGTCCAGGAAGCCGCCGAGGAGTCGGCGAGCTACGCCCGCGAAGTTCAGCTCGAGCAGGACGCCGAGGCGCTCGAGCTGCTGGCCGAAGAGGGCGCCACCCTGCACGAGCTCGATCGCGAGCGCATGCAGGCAGTGGTGGAGGAGCCATTGCAGAGCGTGATCGAGGAAATGGGCCTTGCCGATCTGCATCGCATGATCGTCGACGCCGAGTGA
- a CDS encoding LacI family DNA-binding transcriptional regulator encodes MTDEPRKTHRKSQPSGTVTLQDIAAHAGVSRSTVSLVLRESPLVAKRTREQVRRSIKTLGYVYNRGAAALRATRTSTLGVVVYDIANPFFGAMVAGIDAALNREGYVSFLANSEDSPERQQRFLERMREHRVDGILLCPAEGTDPALVATLEAWKLPCVQVLRHIGTPPYDYAGTDFRRGVNLAIDHLVAHGHERIAFIGGHTEHSATRERWQGYREAIAHHGLGYQRLLRSTVTRRDGFEAIQLLLGESPAPTAVVCHNDLVAFGAMLGLQRHGLTPGVDCAVIGTDDVEEAALSAPALTSIATHPYAVGREAARLALRRIQNPDGAREQVVLAPQLRVRESCGAELARDRSLAPTP; translated from the coding sequence GCTGGTGCTGCGCGAGAGCCCACTGGTCGCCAAGCGCACCCGCGAGCAGGTCCGCCGCTCGATCAAGACGCTCGGTTACGTCTACAACCGAGGTGCCGCCGCCCTGCGGGCCACCCGCACCTCGACCCTGGGCGTGGTGGTCTATGACATCGCCAACCCCTTCTTCGGCGCCATGGTGGCGGGGATCGATGCCGCCCTGAACCGCGAGGGCTATGTCTCCTTCCTGGCCAACAGCGAAGACTCCCCCGAACGCCAACAGCGTTTCCTGGAGCGCATGCGCGAGCATCGCGTCGACGGCATCCTGCTGTGCCCGGCGGAAGGCACCGACCCCGCCCTGGTCGCGACGCTGGAAGCGTGGAAGCTGCCCTGTGTGCAGGTACTGCGCCATATCGGCACGCCGCCCTACGATTATGCCGGCACGGATTTCCGCCGAGGGGTGAATCTGGCCATCGACCATCTGGTTGCGCACGGCCATGAGCGTATCGCCTTCATCGGCGGGCATACCGAGCACTCGGCGACTCGCGAACGCTGGCAGGGCTATCGCGAAGCCATTGCTCACCATGGCCTCGGCTATCAGCGCCTGCTGCGCTCGACGGTGACCCGTCGCGACGGCTTCGAGGCCATTCAACTGCTGCTTGGGGAATCGCCCGCCCCTACCGCCGTGGTGTGCCACAACGACCTGGTCGCATTCGGCGCCATGCTCGGCTTGCAGCGCCACGGGCTCACCCCCGGGGTGGACTGCGCGGTGATCGGCACTGATGACGTCGAAGAGGCGGCGCTGAGCGCCCCGGCGCTGACCAGTATCGCCACCCATCCCTACGCCGTCGGCCGGGAGGCGGCCCGCCTGGCCCTGCGGCGTATCCAGAACCCCGACGGGGCGCGCGAGCAGGTCGTACTCGCCCCCCAGCTCAGGGTGCGCGAGTCCTGCGGCGCCGAGCTGGCCCGCGACCGGTCACTCGCCCCAACTCCCTGA